The following are encoded together in the Methylomonas methanica MC09 genome:
- a CDS encoding prenyltransferase/squalene oxidase repeat-containing protein produces the protein MKFRSLFTPCLLVLSMSVNAGTYDQPTVNGAQWLASQQNSDGSWGNNPGVQAVYTSAAVRALGTAYKRQTAFFAGLTWLESHEAGNVDLISRRAGALTGHGNDLGYALTYLQNAQSRSGSVYSGWGLSSIYTSSAIDTALALIAYADLGSAVQVQPAIAYLKTAQRSGTNDQGWAMSGADSSDPATTALVIQALSRYTAQDGTLATVISNGLNTLNTLVDSAAPTFVQALAAQAAQEAGDSGLANTFLSRLVSSQSAMDGSWNADLYTTALATRAVATAANASVQSTPVVIPDQALRRAINQALGRNSMDYLNRGELAQLTSLTAVNQGIADLTGLEWAVNLASATLNDNNLTSIVALDGLTHLASLDWTGNPGNPGVPVQVPAVPNIGLLVLATGLLLISHSRRQSLKG, from the coding sequence ATGAAATTTCGTAGCCTGTTTACGCCCTGCTTGTTGGTACTCAGCATGTCCGTTAACGCCGGCACCTACGATCAACCCACGGTGAATGGCGCGCAATGGCTGGCATCGCAACAAAACAGCGACGGCAGTTGGGGAAACAATCCTGGGGTTCAAGCGGTTTACACCAGTGCGGCGGTGCGTGCGCTCGGTACCGCCTACAAACGGCAAACCGCCTTCTTTGCCGGCTTGACTTGGCTGGAAAGCCATGAGGCCGGTAATGTCGATCTGATTTCCCGGCGGGCCGGGGCTTTGACCGGTCATGGCAACGACCTCGGCTATGCGCTCACCTATCTGCAAAATGCCCAATCCCGTAGTGGTAGCGTTTACTCGGGTTGGGGTCTGTCATCCATCTACACCAGTTCCGCCATCGATACCGCCTTGGCGCTGATTGCCTATGCCGACCTGGGCAGCGCGGTGCAAGTACAACCGGCTATCGCTTATTTGAAAACCGCGCAACGTAGCGGTACTAACGATCAAGGTTGGGCAATGAGCGGTGCGGACAGCAGCGATCCGGCGACCACTGCCCTGGTGATACAGGCACTCTCCCGTTACACTGCACAAGACGGCACCTTGGCAACCGTGATCAGCAACGGTCTGAACACACTCAACACCTTAGTCGACTCAGCTGCGCCGACGTTTGTTCAGGCTTTGGCGGCGCAAGCCGCGCAAGAAGCCGGCGACAGCGGTCTCGCCAACACTTTTCTATCGCGCTTGGTTTCTAGCCAATCGGCTATGGACGGCAGTTGGAATGCCGACCTTTACACCACGGCCCTGGCGACGCGGGCCGTGGCCACCGCCGCCAACGCATCGGTGCAGTCCACACCGGTCGTTATCCCCGACCAGGCACTACGGCGAGCCATCAATCAGGCTCTGGGACGCAACTCCATGGACTATCTGAACAGGGGCGAACTGGCGCAGTTGACCAGCCTGACCGCCGTCAACCAGGGTATCGCCGATCTGACCGGGCTGGAATGGGCCGTCAATCTGGCCAGCGCCACCCTCAACGACAACAACCTTACCAGCATCGTCGCACTGGATGGTTTGACCCACTTGGCTTCGCTCGACTGGACCGGCAATCCGGGTAATCCCGGTGTGCCGGTGCAGGTGCCGGCGGTACCCAATATCGGATTGTTAGTGCTCGCAACCGGTTTGTTACTCATCAGCCATTCTCGTCGCCAATCACTTAAAGGATAG
- the tnpA gene encoding IS66-like element accessory protein TnpA — protein MKERSTRLLRPLIVGHGRDGRCLYDPEAKRELVRICLQPGASIAKMALDHGVNANLLRKWIGLYRETEASSPTSPLALPTFVPVQSLNTGKPAESALRVELPNGVKLTLPSVTLIDLPVILKALAELPCSVSNRD, from the coding sequence ATGAAGGAGCGCAGTACTCGATTATTGCGGCCATTAATCGTCGGGCACGGGCGAGATGGCCGATGCCTTTATGATCCGGAAGCCAAACGGGAGTTGGTCAGAATCTGTTTGCAGCCGGGGGCATCGATTGCCAAGATGGCTTTGGATCATGGAGTCAATGCTAACCTGCTACGCAAATGGATAGGTCTTTACCGTGAAACTGAAGCTTCTTCCCCAACCAGTCCGTTAGCGTTGCCGACTTTTGTGCCCGTTCAGTCACTGAACACAGGGAAACCGGCTGAGTCAGCGCTCAGAGTCGAGTTGCCCAACGGCGTTAAACTGACGTTGCCCTCTGTCACACTCATCGATCTGCCGGTCATTTTGAAGGCGTTGGCCGAACTGCCATGTTCCGTTTCGAATCGGGATTGA
- the tnpB gene encoding IS66 family insertion sequence element accessory protein TnpB (TnpB, as the term is used for proteins encoded by IS66 family insertion elements, is considered an accessory protein, since TnpC, encoded by a neighboring gene, is a DDE family transposase.) encodes MFRFESGLKVYLHREPVDGRKAINGLALLVEQGLGLNPFESAIYVFSNRRRDRIKLLVWDRTGFWLMIKRLEADRFCWPKDAPVVTLTVEQLHWLLAGIDLAAMRPHPPRIYTKVS; translated from the coding sequence ATGTTCCGTTTCGAATCGGGATTGAAGGTTTACCTGCACCGCGAGCCGGTTGATGGCCGCAAAGCCATCAACGGTTTGGCGCTGTTGGTCGAACAAGGGTTAGGCTTGAATCCGTTTGAGTCGGCCATCTATGTGTTCAGCAATCGCCGGCGAGATCGGATCAAGTTGTTAGTGTGGGATCGTACCGGTTTCTGGCTGATGATCAAGCGACTGGAAGCCGATCGATTTTGCTGGCCGAAAGATGCGCCGGTGGTGACCTTGACGGTAGAACAACTGCACTGGCTGTTAGCCGGTATTGATCTGGCGGCGATGCGGCCGCATCCGCCGCGAATCTATACAAAAGTAAGCTGA
- the tnpC gene encoding IS66 family transposase, protein MTTTITLSSDDYQALLSEQQRLANQLRLVTVERDLLKERVDAFLHRLYTAKSEARANPAQRDLFLNEAEALAPNGAPIAEESTPEAVEVTGHSRKKRGRKPLDPLLPREIVRHELPEEERVCAHDGHTLVEIGAEISEQLDIVPQQVRVIQHQRIKYACPCCDNSIRVTPAPARIIPKGLLTETALAWVVTAKYQDSLPLYRQAALLSRFGGDLSRTTLAASMIRVGQAVQPIINLLRDHLLEADLILGDETVVQVLKESGRAAQTKSYLWAQMTGSGPPIRLFSYTPGRGGTHAQPLYDGIKPGTVLMSDGYEVYNGITTARGLIHLGCWAHARRYFVEAETAIPKAARGPEQLATQFIAAIGQLYAIEAKAKDLSAEQRGQQRQQHSQPVLATIESLLVQHLHTVTPNSLLGKALHYLSSQWPKLIRFVDNGAWPIDNNLCENAIRPFVVGRRNWLFCDTVAGAHASANLYSLIETCKANRIEPYIYLVALFRQLPLAKTVEDFEALLPWLLLANPTT, encoded by the coding sequence ATGACGACCACGATCACGCTGTCATCCGACGATTATCAGGCTCTGCTGAGCGAGCAGCAGCGGCTGGCAAATCAATTGCGGTTAGTGACGGTCGAGCGCGATCTATTGAAAGAACGCGTGGATGCTTTTCTGCATCGTCTGTATACCGCTAAATCCGAAGCCAGGGCCAATCCCGCTCAGCGCGATCTGTTTCTGAACGAAGCCGAAGCGTTGGCGCCGAACGGCGCACCCATCGCCGAGGAAAGCACGCCCGAAGCGGTCGAGGTGACCGGTCACAGCCGCAAGAAACGCGGCCGCAAACCGCTCGATCCGCTGCTGCCGCGCGAGATCGTGCGGCATGAGCTGCCGGAAGAAGAACGCGTCTGCGCGCATGACGGTCATACGCTGGTGGAAATCGGCGCGGAGATCAGCGAGCAACTCGACATTGTGCCGCAACAGGTGCGGGTGATTCAGCATCAGCGCATCAAATATGCCTGCCCGTGCTGTGACAACAGCATTCGGGTGACGCCGGCACCGGCGCGCATTATCCCCAAAGGCTTGCTGACCGAAACCGCGCTGGCCTGGGTTGTGACTGCCAAATACCAGGATAGCCTGCCGCTGTATCGGCAAGCCGCATTACTCAGCCGCTTCGGCGGCGATCTGTCGCGCACTACGCTGGCGGCCAGCATGATACGGGTCGGTCAGGCGGTACAGCCCATCATCAATCTGCTGCGCGACCATCTGCTGGAAGCCGATCTGATCCTGGGCGACGAAACCGTCGTGCAGGTGCTCAAGGAATCCGGGCGAGCGGCGCAAACTAAAAGTTATTTATGGGCACAGATGACCGGCTCCGGCCCACCGATCCGCCTGTTTAGCTACACGCCGGGGCGCGGGGGCACTCACGCACAGCCGCTGTATGACGGCATCAAGCCCGGTACGGTCCTGATGAGCGACGGTTATGAGGTGTATAACGGCATCACAACAGCCCGGGGATTAATCCATCTCGGCTGCTGGGCGCATGCGCGCCGTTACTTTGTCGAAGCCGAAACCGCCATTCCCAAAGCCGCGCGCGGCCCGGAACAACTGGCGACGCAGTTTATTGCCGCCATAGGCCAACTCTACGCCATTGAAGCCAAGGCCAAAGACCTGAGTGCCGAACAGCGTGGCCAACAGCGTCAACAGCACAGCCAACCCGTGTTGGCCACCATCGAAAGTTTGTTGGTACAGCATCTGCACACGGTGACGCCCAACAGTTTACTGGGTAAGGCCTTGCATTACCTGTCGTCGCAATGGCCAAAGCTGATCCGCTTTGTCGACAACGGCGCCTGGCCCATCGACAATAATCTCTGTGAAAACGCCATCCGCCCCTTCGTGGTGGGCCGCCGCAACTGGCTGTTTTGTGACACGGTGGCCGGCGCCCACGCCAGCGCGAATCTTTACTCGCTCATCGAAACCTGCAAAGCCAACCGCATCGAACCCTACATCTATTTGGTGGCGTTGTTCCGTCAGTTACCTCTCGCCAAAACCGTCGAAGACTTCGAGGCATTGCTGCCTTGGCTCCTCCTTGCCAACCCAACGACTTAA
- a CDS encoding DNA topoisomerase family protein, with translation MDKTDQKWLRVLAVHSSQNQYSVPTMSTKPTEFACPSCNNHLVRHKNRYGYFWGCCNYPECQLILPDAEGKPGKQRQTAQSTGETCPECGQGERLVRAIRKGQRRGQTFIGCSRFPACTYTEFVGNQ, from the coding sequence TTGGATAAAACCGATCAAAAGTGGCTCAGGGTTTTGGCTGTTCATTCCAGCCAAAATCAGTACAGTGTCCCAACCATGAGTACGAAGCCGACAGAGTTTGCTTGCCCAAGTTGTAACAACCACTTGGTCCGCCATAAGAATCGCTACGGATATTTTTGGGGATGTTGCAATTATCCGGAATGTCAGCTGATTTTGCCGGATGCGGAAGGTAAACCCGGAAAACAACGGCAGACGGCGCAGTCCACTGGTGAAACCTGTCCGGAATGCGGTCAAGGCGAACGGTTAGTTCGCGCGATTCGCAAAGGACAGCGAAGGGGGCAAACATTTATCGGCTGTAGCCGCTTTCCGGCCTGTACTTATACCGAATTTGTCGGAAACCAGTAA
- a CDS encoding STY4534 family ICE replication protein, whose translation MATTPQTKYFDLHIQGIGYVNRIREVNVKRGENFWACDISALHGAVDDVQYTRFDCRVSGAEAGKLIKRMHKACREEKKILIGFKLGDLYTETFTYESGAKQGETGVSLKARLLFIHWIKVDGVSVYTAPPKADVADDVQSETQPLADPSPTGSNDRAQAAVH comes from the coding sequence ATGGCTACAACCCCACAAACCAAATACTTCGACCTGCATATTCAAGGCATCGGTTATGTCAATCGTATCCGGGAAGTGAACGTCAAACGCGGCGAAAACTTTTGGGCCTGCGATATCTCCGCCTTACACGGCGCCGTGGACGATGTGCAATATACCCGCTTCGATTGCCGGGTAAGCGGTGCGGAAGCCGGTAAACTGATCAAACGAATGCACAAAGCCTGTCGGGAAGAGAAAAAAATCCTGATCGGCTTTAAGTTAGGCGATCTGTATACGGAGACCTTTACTTATGAGTCCGGTGCCAAACAGGGCGAAACCGGCGTTAGCCTGAAAGCCAGACTGTTATTCATTCACTGGATCAAAGTCGACGGTGTCAGTGTATACACTGCTCCGCCCAAGGCCGATGTGGCTGACGATGTTCAGTCTGAAACCCAGCCGCTGGCCGATCCTAGTCCAACGGGATCTAACGATAGGGCACAGGCAGCCGTCCATTAA
- a CDS encoding JAB domain-containing protein, whose translation MLFIQETDGDYRQAREADVLDAATELVNGYFAKGTAITEPAKAADYLKLQLAQYEHEVFVCVFLNSQHQVLALDELFRGTLDGASVYPREVIKAVLQHNAAAMIVAHNHPSGISEPSQADRTITDKLKQVLGLIDVKLLDHFIIGESVYSFAENGLL comes from the coding sequence ATGTTATTCATTCAAGAAACCGATGGTGATTACCGTCAAGCCAGAGAAGCCGATGTGCTGGATGCGGCCACCGAGCTGGTTAATGGCTATTTTGCCAAAGGCACCGCCATTACCGAACCGGCCAAGGCAGCGGATTATCTGAAATTACAATTGGCGCAGTACGAGCACGAAGTGTTTGTCTGCGTATTTTTAAACAGCCAACATCAAGTGTTAGCCCTGGATGAACTGTTCAGAGGCACGTTGGATGGCGCCAGCGTATATCCGCGGGAAGTGATTAAAGCGGTATTGCAGCACAATGCGGCCGCCATGATCGTGGCGCATAACCATCCATCGGGAATATCCGAACCCAGTCAGGCGGATCGAACGATTACCGACAAATTGAAGCAAGTGTTGGGTTTGATCGATGTCAAATTGCTGGATCACTTCATTATCGGCGAATCGGTTTATTCCTTTGCCGAAAACGGTTTGTTGTAA
- a CDS encoding DUF932 domain-containing protein translates to MLASRFRSGQLIRSTLPLSDEQLRNVVPSIYAGDAHASRSDRYTHIPTSVVLNALKKEGFQPFMAIQARVRDDTRHGFAKHMIRMRHASQIEMQDAVNEIILLNSHDGSSSYQMLAGSFRFVCQNGMVCGDQYHDIRVRHCGNVVDNVIEGAYEVLDNFERITASKADMSALPLSEAEQLAFAKAALPLRFGETDAQPAEQTVLRRRRSADDRNDLWTTFNVVQENLIKGGLPRVNRQGRVSRTRQINGIDGDVRLNKALWTLAEAMKALKA, encoded by the coding sequence ATGTTAGCTTCACGTTTTAGATCGGGTCAGTTGATCCGCTCAACTTTACCCTTGTCCGATGAGCAATTGCGCAATGTTGTGCCGTCGATTTATGCCGGCGACGCCCATGCCTCGCGGTCCGATCGCTATACCCACATTCCGACCAGCGTGGTGTTAAACGCACTGAAAAAAGAAGGCTTCCAGCCGTTTATGGCGATTCAAGCCCGCGTGCGTGACGATACCCGGCACGGTTTTGCCAAACACATGATTCGGATGCGCCACGCCAGCCAAATAGAAATGCAGGATGCCGTCAACGAAATCATCTTGTTGAATTCGCATGACGGCTCCAGTTCCTATCAAATGCTGGCCGGCAGCTTTCGGTTCGTGTGCCAAAACGGCATGGTCTGCGGCGATCAATACCACGATATCAGAGTCCGCCACTGCGGCAATGTGGTGGACAACGTCATCGAGGGGGCTTATGAAGTCCTCGATAACTTTGAGCGCATTACGGCCTCCAAAGCCGATATGTCAGCCTTGCCATTATCCGAAGCCGAGCAACTGGCCTTTGCCAAAGCAGCATTGCCTTTGCGCTTTGGCGAAACCGATGCGCAGCCGGCAGAACAAACGGTGCTGCGGCGCAGGCGATCGGCTGATGACCGAAACGATCTATGGACGACCTTCAATGTGGTCCAGGAAAATTTGATCAAAGGGGGGCTGCCGCGTGTTAACCGCCAAGGCAGAGTCTCCAGGACCCGACAGATCAACGGCATCGATGGCGACGTCCGTTTGAACAAGGCGCTTTGGACTTTGGCGGAAGCCATGAAAGCGCTGAAAGCTTAA
- a CDS encoding DUF6876 family protein → MQQINPETTNPPRLDSTELSTALSQFTGTEHWYRHSLNKRMLYTDGVRYFAKNGGELGAYWLLDKTALEICPLLHRKKQAFGVVSVSVNLDHSADIIVTDGNEQQLLRLDIQFTDLQNGEWRFYLIEEGDHRVMLLLGEY, encoded by the coding sequence ATGCAACAAATCAACCCGGAAACGACCAATCCACCACGCCTTGATTCAACGGAACTAAGCACGGCATTAAGTCAATTCACAGGTACTGAACATTGGTATCGGCATTCTTTGAACAAACGAATGTTGTATACCGATGGCGTCCGGTATTTCGCTAAAAACGGCGGCGAACTAGGCGCCTATTGGCTGCTCGATAAAACAGCGCTGGAAATTTGCCCGCTATTGCATCGGAAAAAACAGGCGTTTGGCGTCGTTTCAGTGAGTGTAAACCTCGACCATAGCGCTGACATCATCGTGACGGACGGCAACGAACAGCAATTGTTAAGGCTCGATATTCAGTTTACCGATCTGCAAAACGGCGAATGGCGGTTTTATCTGATTGAAGAGGGCGATCATCGCGTGATGTTATTGCTTGGCGAATATTAA
- a CDS encoding DUF7706 family protein produces the protein METVAIEFELTEQEALALAQFVKRLGWQEIRINAVDDDEAYCMRDAIAHVRSALYRQGFSPR, from the coding sequence ATGGAAACAGTGGCAATCGAATTCGAACTCACTGAGCAAGAAGCCTTGGCCTTGGCTCAATTCGTTAAACGCCTTGGTTGGCAGGAAATACGGATCAATGCCGTTGACGATGACGAAGCGTATTGCATGCGCGATGCCATTGCGCATGTTCGATCCGCTTTGTACCGGCAAGGTTTTTCGCCCCGTTAA
- a CDS encoding Y-family DNA polymerase: MSVIVNPNDKLIGLVDGNNFYVSCERVFRPDLIGKPVAVLSNNDGCLVSRSQEIKDLGIKMGVPAFQIQHLVKQHHIHLLSSNYSLYADLSARMMSVLETFTPTVEVYSIDEAFLDFTDVYACRQDPIAYAKQIKETVQRQVGIPVCVGLGPTKTLAKLANFAAKKWQQTGGVLNLSDQTRREKLMKIVPVDDVWGIGRQLSKQLNPLGIYTVWDLAQQSPQKMQQRFSVVMARTIMELNGISCLDLETIVPDKQQIVCSRSFSRKLTTLQELSPAMAEFACRASEKLRQQHSVTGCATAFLRTNPFAEHEPQYQRAASQKLHYPSQDSRIIAGIVQQLLKEIYRPGYSYQKCGVQLSQIQSHTAPEQLDLFDSQQTLESPQLMQTLDQINRRFPKGIAIATTKIDQTWKPKAENLSQRYTTDWRELVTVYCH; the protein is encoded by the coding sequence GTGAGTGTTATCGTTAACCCAAACGACAAGCTGATCGGGCTGGTCGACGGTAACAATTTTTACGTCAGTTGCGAACGGGTGTTTCGGCCCGATCTGATCGGTAAACCGGTGGCGGTGCTGTCCAATAATGACGGTTGTCTGGTCAGCCGGAGTCAGGAAATTAAAGACCTCGGAATCAAAATGGGTGTGCCTGCGTTTCAGATTCAACATTTGGTCAAGCAGCATCACATCCATTTGCTATCGTCTAACTATAGCCTTTACGCCGACCTCAGTGCCCGCATGATGTCGGTTCTGGAAACCTTCACTCCCACGGTGGAAGTGTATTCCATCGATGAAGCCTTTCTGGATTTCACGGATGTGTATGCTTGCCGCCAGGACCCTATCGCTTATGCCAAACAGATCAAGGAAACCGTGCAGCGTCAGGTCGGCATTCCGGTTTGCGTCGGACTCGGCCCTACCAAAACCTTGGCCAAGCTGGCCAACTTCGCAGCCAAGAAGTGGCAGCAAACCGGCGGCGTATTGAATCTGTCTGATCAGACAAGACGCGAAAAACTGATGAAGATCGTGCCGGTCGATGACGTCTGGGGCATTGGGCGTCAGCTATCCAAGCAACTCAACCCACTGGGGATTTATACGGTTTGGGATTTGGCCCAGCAATCGCCGCAGAAAATGCAGCAACGTTTCAGTGTCGTGATGGCCAGAACCATCATGGAACTCAATGGCATCAGCTGCCTGGACCTGGAAACCATCGTACCGGACAAACAGCAAATCGTTTGCTCACGCAGCTTCAGTCGCAAACTCACAACACTGCAAGAGCTTAGCCCGGCCATGGCGGAATTCGCCTGTCGTGCCAGCGAAAAACTACGCCAACAACATTCGGTGACCGGCTGCGCCACGGCGTTTCTCCGCACCAATCCCTTTGCCGAGCACGAACCGCAATATCAACGTGCCGCCAGCCAAAAACTCCATTATCCTAGCCAGGACAGCCGTATCATTGCTGGCATCGTGCAACAACTGCTCAAAGAAATCTATCGCCCTGGCTACAGCTATCAAAAATGCGGCGTGCAACTAAGCCAGATTCAATCGCACACGGCACCGGAGCAATTGGATTTATTCGATAGCCAACAAACTCTGGAAAGCCCGCAACTGATGCAAACCCTGGATCAAATCAATCGCCGGTTTCCTAAAGGTATTGCCATTGCGACTACCAAAATTGACCAGACCTGGAAACCGAAAGCCGAAAATCTTTCGCAGCGGTATACGACAGATTGGCGAGAGTTGGTTACGGTTTACTGTCATTAA
- a CDS encoding LexA family protein: MPVFPFKINTSDDVLCLSPAIAVFKPAQRPVKYRLPLFAGKVSAGFPSPAADYVDKTLDLNDLLVQKPAATFFVRAQGESMLGAGIHPNDILVVDRSLKPMSGKIVICALNGELTVKRLVFDNQQWKLRAENPVYPDFMLTDELELVVWGVVTNVIHAL, translated from the coding sequence ATGCCAGTATTCCCATTCAAGATCAATACCAGCGATGATGTATTATGCCTGAGTCCGGCAATAGCCGTGTTCAAGCCGGCACAACGGCCTGTTAAATATCGCTTACCGTTATTCGCCGGCAAAGTATCGGCCGGCTTTCCGTCGCCGGCGGCGGATTATGTCGATAAAACCCTGGATCTGAATGACCTGCTGGTTCAAAAACCGGCTGCCACGTTTTTTGTCCGTGCCCAAGGCGAATCCATGCTGGGTGCCGGCATTCATCCCAATGACATTCTGGTGGTGGATCGCTCGCTGAAACCTATGTCCGGCAAGATTGTGATTTGTGCGTTGAATGGCGAACTGACGGTGAAGCGATTGGTGTTTGACAACCAACAATGGAAACTGCGCGCTGAAAATCCGGTTTATCCTGATTTCATGCTCACCGACGAACTGGAACTGGTGGTTTGGGGCGTGGTGACCAACGTGATTCATGCGTTGTGA
- a CDS encoding 3'-5' exonuclease family protein has protein sequence MTMQPLAFVDLETTGASATQDRITEIGIVLVDDGEVREWSQLVYPQMRIPLFIEQMTGISNSMVEQAPPFAEIAQQVEQLLQGRLFIAHNARFDYGFLKNEFKRIGMPFQPSVLCTVKLSRALFPQHRHHNLDSLIQRHGLTVTDRHRALADAQAIHQFWQRLSHEFTADTLSDTVQKLVNRSSLPSHIDPMLVHELPEGPGVYLFYGENDLPLYIGKSVNIRQRVLSHFSADHRTNKAMNLSQQLRRIDWIETGGELGALLTEARLIKQLMPVHNQRLRRKNALCAWQLRQQGEQLIPTLTWASDLDFGTQDNLYGLYHSQRDAQKALRNLAEQQQLCLSELGLEKTGKDKPCFARQLKRCLGACVGTEKPLQHAARLLAAMHTLKLTSWPYPGAIGIREADDVHIIDHWCYLGTAKTDTEIDEVLNAGRPAFDRDTYMTLCKALKKAKPVLLHHRMPVCAAATV, from the coding sequence ATGACCATGCAACCCTTAGCCTTCGTCGATCTGGAAACCACCGGCGCTTCCGCCACCCAAGACCGCATCACCGAAATCGGTATCGTGCTGGTGGATGATGGGGAGGTGCGGGAATGGAGCCAGCTGGTCTATCCGCAGATGCGTATCCCGCTGTTTATCGAACAGATGACCGGCATCAGTAACTCGATGGTGGAACAGGCGCCGCCGTTTGCCGAGATTGCCCAACAGGTCGAGCAATTGTTACAGGGCCGCTTGTTCATCGCCCACAATGCCCGCTTCGATTACGGTTTTTTGAAGAACGAGTTCAAACGCATCGGCATGCCCTTTCAACCGTCGGTGCTGTGTACAGTGAAATTATCCAGAGCCTTGTTCCCGCAACACCGTCACCATAATCTGGATAGCCTGATCCAGCGTCATGGTCTGACCGTCACCGATCGCCATCGAGCGCTGGCCGATGCGCAAGCCATCCACCAATTCTGGCAACGGCTTTCTCATGAATTTACAGCAGATACCCTCAGCGACACCGTGCAAAAACTGGTCAATCGCTCCAGTCTGCCGTCGCACATCGATCCGATGTTGGTGCATGAATTGCCGGAAGGCCCGGGGGTGTACTTGTTTTACGGCGAGAACGACCTGCCGCTATATATCGGCAAAAGCGTCAATATTCGGCAACGGGTGCTGTCGCATTTTTCCGCCGACCACCGCACGAACAAGGCCATGAATCTGTCGCAGCAGCTGCGCCGTATCGACTGGATCGAAACCGGCGGCGAACTGGGGGCATTATTGACCGAAGCCCGCTTGATCAAACAGCTGATGCCGGTGCATAACCAGCGTTTGCGACGCAAGAACGCCTTATGCGCCTGGCAGCTGCGACAACAAGGTGAACAGCTGATCCCCACCTTGACCTGGGCCAGCGATTTGGACTTTGGCACGCAGGATAATCTGTACGGCCTGTATCATAGCCAGCGCGATGCTCAAAAAGCCCTGCGCAACTTGGCCGAGCAACAGCAACTCTGCCTGAGTGAGTTGGGATTGGAAAAAACCGGTAAAGACAAGCCCTGTTTTGCCCGGCAACTGAAACGCTGCTTGGGCGCCTGTGTCGGCACGGAAAAACCCCTGCAACACGCCGCACGTTTATTGGCGGCCATGCACACTCTCAAACTGACCAGTTGGCCGTATCCCGGCGCCATTGGTATTCGGGAAGCCGATGACGTACACATCATCGATCATTGGTGCTATCTAGGGACTGCTAAAACCGACACCGAAATCGATGAAGTACTCAATGCAGGCCGGCCGGCGTTCGATCGAGATACCTACATGACACTCTGCAAGGCCTTGAAAAAAGCCAAACCGGTGTTGTTACACCACAGGATGCCAGTATGTGCGGCCGCTACAGTCTGA
- a CDS encoding SOS response-associated peptidase: protein MCGRYSLTATAEAIVEHFQLLRPVKFQRSYNIAPAQKILTIVELDDQSRKAVYLYWGLVPSWSKDRKHSSHLINARAETIREKPSFRAAFKHRRCLIPASGFFEWRQDAIGKQAFHIHRADQQLFAFAGLWEQWQHETETLYSCAIITTAASELMQPIHDRMPVILLPEQYHQWLDKTAEPDHAFELLANQAYAQMATTPVSDWVNNPRHDDERCIQPMPY from the coding sequence ATGTGCGGCCGCTACAGTCTGACCGCCACTGCCGAAGCGATTGTCGAGCATTTTCAATTGTTGCGGCCGGTAAAATTTCAGCGCAGCTACAACATCGCTCCGGCTCAAAAAATCCTGACTATCGTCGAACTGGACGATCAATCGCGCAAGGCCGTTTATTTGTATTGGGGCCTGGTACCTTCCTGGAGCAAGGACCGCAAACACAGTTCGCACCTGATCAATGCCCGAGCGGAAACGATCCGGGAAAAACCTTCGTTTCGCGCCGCATTCAAGCATCGGCGTTGCCTGATACCCGCCTCGGGATTCTTTGAGTGGCGGCAAGATGCAATCGGCAAGCAGGCGTTTCATATTCACCGCGCCGATCAACAACTATTTGCCTTTGCCGGCCTTTGGGAGCAATGGCAACATGAAACCGAAACTCTGTATTCCTGTGCCATTATCACCACCGCAGCCAGCGAATTGATGCAACCCATTCATGACCGAATGCCGGTCATTTTGCTGCCGGAACAATATCACCAGTGGTTGGATAAAACGGCCGAACCCGATCATGCCTTCGAGTTGCTGGCTAATCAAGCCTATGCCCAGATGGCAACAACCCCGGTCAGCGATTGGGTCAATAATCCCCGGCACGATGATGAGCGCTGCATTCAACCGATGCCGTACTAA